A single Actinopolymorpha sp. NPDC004070 DNA region contains:
- a CDS encoding LacI family DNA-binding transcriptional regulator, which yields MGTRVTLRSVADAAGVSTAAVSYAFSRPDRVSSQTRARILAVARELGYAGPDAAGRSLRTGRANAIGVILTTGLTYAFTDPYVLGLLDGLAETLAHSRTSLVLIPFAPVVAGLTDAEVDESLDAVRRAVIDGAVADGLTDGHPAVRALAERSLPLVLSYEAAGTRCVLIDDQKAGRAIAHHLSGLGHRDIAMVVASPAEPGRRVRAVDEAALCPYSRNRLTGVRDALPAGARLRVFSGGSNTTTSGHAATTAILAGSDHPTAIVADSDVLAAAAAEIARSQGLRIGHDLSITGFDDVPVAASAGLTTVRQPIREKGRWMARMLLDPEGTPARVTLPTELVVRASTGPVPRRRAERKPT from the coding sequence ATGGGTACTCGAGTGACACTGCGGTCGGTTGCCGACGCGGCCGGCGTCTCGACGGCAGCCGTCTCCTACGCCTTCAGCCGTCCGGACCGGGTGTCGTCGCAGACGCGGGCCCGAATCCTGGCGGTGGCGCGGGAGCTGGGCTACGCCGGACCCGATGCCGCCGGACGGTCGCTGCGGACCGGCCGGGCCAATGCGATCGGCGTCATCCTGACGACCGGGCTGACGTACGCCTTCACCGACCCTTACGTCCTCGGCCTGCTCGACGGCCTCGCGGAGACGCTGGCGCACAGCCGGACCAGTCTGGTGCTCATCCCCTTCGCGCCGGTCGTGGCCGGCCTCACCGATGCCGAGGTCGACGAATCACTCGACGCCGTACGCCGCGCGGTCATCGATGGCGCGGTGGCCGACGGGCTCACCGACGGCCATCCCGCAGTGCGGGCCCTGGCCGAGCGATCGCTGCCCCTGGTCCTTTCCTACGAGGCCGCGGGCACCCGATGTGTGCTGATCGACGACCAGAAGGCAGGGCGCGCGATCGCGCACCACCTGTCCGGCCTCGGCCACCGCGACATCGCCATGGTGGTCGCCTCGCCGGCCGAGCCCGGCCGCAGGGTCCGCGCGGTGGACGAGGCGGCACTCTGTCCCTACTCGCGCAACCGGCTGACCGGCGTACGGGATGCCCTGCCCGCGGGCGCCCGGCTGCGCGTCTTCAGCGGGGGCAGCAACACCACGACCTCCGGTCACGCTGCGACGACAGCGATCCTGGCGGGCTCGGATCACCCCACAGCGATCGTCGCCGACAGCGACGTACTCGCTGCTGCCGCCGCCGAGATCGCCCGCAGCCAGGGGCTCCGCATCGGACACGACCTGTCGATCACCGGGTTCGACGACGTGCCGGTGGCGGCCTCCGCCGGGCTGACCACCGTCCGCCAACCCATCCGGGAGAAGGGGCGGTGGATGGCCCGCATGCTGCTCGACCCGGAGGGGACCCCGGCCCGGGTGACCCTGCCGACCGAGCTCGTCGTCCGCGCCAGCACCGGTCCCGTACCGCGGCGCCGAGCCGAAAGGAAACCGACATGA
- a CDS encoding NAD(P)H-dependent oxidoreductase, which produces MPDASTPYVLVVVTASVRPDRIGHTVTRWFLRHLSGLTCATVDHIDLATLDLPGRLDGGGDTDEFTKRIDRADAFVLVTPEYNHGYPGPLKTAIDTPYEQWRAKPLGFVSYGGASGGLRAVEQLRNVMAELHVTTMRTGVMIPNVHDAFDEHGEPRRPEHLEAALAEMVCQLNWWAPALNRARAHQPYAC; this is translated from the coding sequence ATGCCTGACGCTTCCACGCCCTACGTTCTGGTCGTCGTCACCGCCAGCGTCCGCCCGGACCGCATCGGCCACACGGTGACCCGATGGTTCCTCCGGCACCTGTCCGGACTCACCTGCGCGACCGTCGACCACATCGACCTCGCCACACTGGACCTCCCCGGCCGCCTCGACGGCGGCGGAGACACCGATGAGTTCACCAAGCGGATCGACCGTGCCGACGCCTTCGTCCTCGTCACGCCGGAGTACAACCACGGTTACCCGGGGCCGCTGAAGACCGCGATCGACACCCCGTACGAACAATGGCGCGCGAAGCCACTCGGCTTCGTCTCCTACGGAGGCGCCTCCGGCGGCCTGCGCGCGGTGGAGCAGCTGCGCAATGTCATGGCCGAACTGCATGTCACCACCATGCGGACCGGCGTCATGATTCCCAATGTCCACGACGCCTTCGACGAGCACGGTGAGCCACGCCGGCCCGAGCACCTGGAGGCAGCGCTGGCAGAGATGGTGTGCCAGCTGAACTGGTGGGCCCCCGCTCTCAACCGGGCAAGGGCCCACCAGCCGTACGCGTGCTGA
- a CDS encoding arylamine N-acetyltransferase — MTSRPPAPGGLAYPAVPWPVDALDLDAYLRRIDHRGPIAPDGATLRRLHRAHVAAIAFENLDLMLGRGLDVELTQVQDKLVHAGRGGYCYEHGTLFGAVLQRIGYRVDRLLARTGDPLEKPRPRSHLVLRVDDGDEVWLADVGFGSGLLEPLPLTEGEPQQQGAWQYRLRRGAEGAWRLQERVTEVVDTWTTILTFTEEPQYPVDIEVANHNTATSPLSPFTQQSIVVRKDELSVRRLVGRDYTEDRPGSGTHTRSMTDEEYATTLVADLGVALDANEIRALLTTLPPPIGTRLTSPDLDLRSPTGGHHA, encoded by the coding sequence ATGACCAGCCGACCACCCGCGCCGGGGGGCCTCGCCTACCCGGCCGTGCCCTGGCCCGTGGATGCACTGGATCTGGACGCCTACCTCCGGCGGATCGACCACCGCGGACCGATCGCACCGGACGGGGCGACCCTGCGCCGCCTGCACCGGGCGCACGTCGCCGCCATCGCGTTCGAGAACCTGGACCTGATGCTCGGCCGCGGCCTCGACGTCGAGCTCACACAGGTACAGGACAAACTCGTCCACGCCGGCCGTGGCGGCTACTGCTACGAACACGGCACTCTCTTCGGCGCGGTGCTCCAGCGCATCGGTTACCGGGTGGACAGGCTGCTCGCCCGCACCGGCGATCCGCTCGAGAAGCCCCGCCCCCGCTCGCACCTGGTCCTCCGCGTCGACGACGGCGACGAAGTGTGGCTGGCCGACGTGGGTTTCGGCTCGGGTCTCCTCGAGCCGCTGCCGCTGACCGAGGGTGAACCCCAGCAGCAGGGCGCATGGCAGTACCGGCTTCGTCGCGGCGCGGAAGGTGCCTGGCGGCTCCAGGAGCGGGTCACCGAGGTCGTCGACACCTGGACCACCATCCTGACCTTCACCGAAGAGCCGCAGTACCCGGTCGACATCGAGGTCGCCAACCACAACACCGCGACCAGCCCGCTGTCCCCGTTCACCCAGCAGAGCATCGTCGTCCGCAAGGACGAGCTCTCGGTGCGCCGGCTCGTTGGCCGTGACTACACCGAGGACCGTCCGGGCTCCGGCACGCACACCCGGTCCATGACCGACGAGGAGTACGCCACCACCCTGGTCGCCGATCTCGGCGTCGCCCTCGACGCGAACGAGATCCGGGCCCTCCTGACCACCCTCCCCCCGCCGATCGGGACTCGCCTCACTTCCCCCGACCTGGACCTGCGGTCCCCGACAGGAGGGCACCATGCCTGA